One Henckelia pumila chloroplast, complete genome DNA window includes the following coding sequences:
- the psbD gene encoding photosystem II protein D2, which yields MTIALGKFTKDENDLFDIMDDWLRRDRFVFVGWSGLLLFPCAYFALGGWFTGTTFVTSWYTHGLASSYLEGCNFLTAAVSTPANSLAHSLLLLWGPEAQGDFTRWCQLGGLWTFVALHGAFGLIGFMLRQFELARSVQLRPYNAIAFSGPIAVFVSVFLIYPLGQSGWFFAPSFGVAAIFRFILFFQGFHNWTLNPFHMMGVAGVLGAALLCAIHGATVENTLFEDGDGANTFRAFNPTQAEETYSMVTANRFWSQIFGVAFSNKRWLHFFMLFVPVTGLWMSALGVVGLALNLRAYDFVSQEIRAAEDPEFETFYTKNILLNEGIRAWMAAQDQPHENLIFPEEVLPRGNAL from the coding sequence ATGACTATAGCCCTTGGTAAATTTACCAAAGACGAAAATGATTTATTTGATATTATGGATGACTGGTTACGGAGGGACCGTTTCGTTTTTGTAGGCTGGTCCGGCCTATTGCTCTTTCCTTGTGCCTATTTCGCTTTAGGGGGTTGGTTCACAGGTACAACCTTTGTAACTTCATGGTATACCCATGGATTGGCCAGTTCCTATTTGGAAGGCTGTAATTTCTTAACGGCCGCGGTTTCTACTCCTGCTAATAGTTTAGCGCATTCTTTATTATTACTATGGGGTCCTGAAGCACAAGGAGATTTTACTCGTTGGTGTCAATTAGGTGGTCTGTGGACTTTTGTTGCTCTGCATGGCGCTTTCGGACTAATAGGTTTCATGTTACGTCAATTCGAGCTTGCTCGATCTGTTCAATTACGACCTTATAATGCAATCGCATTCTCTGGTCCAATTGCTGTTTTTGTTTCTGTATTTCTGATTTATCCACTAGGGCAGTCTGGTTGGTTCTTTGCACCTAGTTTTGGTGTAGCAGCTATATTTCGATTCATACTCTTTTTTCAAGGATTTCATAATTGGACACTGAACCCATTTCATATGATGGGAGTTGCCGGTGTATTGGGCGCTGCTTTGTTATGCGCTATTCATGGTGCTACCGTAGAAAATACTTTATTTGAAGATGGTGATGGTGCAAATACATTCCGTGCTTTTAACCCAACTCAAGCTGAAGAAACTTATTCCATGGTCACCGCTAACCGCTTTTGGTCCCAAATCTTTGGGGTTGCTTTTTCCAATAAACGTTGGTTACATTTCTTTATGTTATTTGTACCAGTAACCGGTTTATGGATGAGTGCTCTTGGAGTAGTCGGTTTGGCCCTGAACCTACGTGCCTATGACTTCGTTTCTCAGGAAATTCGCGCAGCGGAAGATCCTGAATTTGAGACTTTCTACACCAAAAATATTCTATTAAACGAAGGTATTCGTGCTTGGATGGCAGCTCAAGATCAGCCTCATGAAAACCTTATATTCCCTGAGGAGGTTCTACCACGTGGAAACGCTCTTTAA
- the petN gene encoding cytochrome b6/f subunit N, with protein MDIVSLAWAALMVIFTFSLSLVVWGRSGL; from the coding sequence ATGGATATAGTAAGTCTCGCTTGGGCTGCTTTAATGGTAATCTTTACATTTTCCCTTTCACTCGTAGTGTGGGGAAGAAGTGGGCTCTAG
- the psbC gene encoding photosystem II 43 kDa protein, translating into MKTLYSLRRFYHVETLFNGTLTVAGRDQETTGFAWWAGNARLINLSGKLLGAHVAHAGLIVFWAGAMNLFEVAHFVPEKPMYEQGLILLPHLATLGWGVGPGGEVIDTFPYFVSGVLHLISSAVLGFGGIYHSLLGPETLEESFPFFGYVWKDRNKMTTILGIHLILLGLGAFLLVFKALYFGGIYDTWAPGGGDVRKITNLTLSPSIIFGYLLKSPFGGEGWIVSVDDLEDIIGGHVWLGSICILGGIWHILTKPFAWARRALVWSGEAYLSYSLGALAVFGFIACCFVWFNNTAYPSEFYGPTGPEASQAQAFTFLVRDQRLGANVGSAQGPTGLGKYLMRSPTGEVIFGGETMRFWDLRAPWLEPLRGPNGLDLSRLKKDIQPWQERRSAEYMTHAPLGSLNSVGGVATEINAVNYVSPRSWLATSHFVLGFFFFVGHLWHAGRARAAAAGFEKGIDRDFEPVLSMTPLN; encoded by the coding sequence ATGAAAACCTTATATTCCCTGAGGAGGTTCTACCACGTGGAAACGCTCTTTAATGGAACTTTAACTGTAGCTGGTCGTGACCAAGAAACCACCGGTTTTGCTTGGTGGGCCGGAAATGCCCGACTTATTAATTTATCCGGTAAACTACTAGGAGCTCATGTAGCCCATGCCGGATTAATCGTCTTCTGGGCTGGGGCAATGAACCTATTTGAAGTGGCTCATTTCGTACCAGAGAAGCCTATGTATGAACAAGGATTAATTTTACTTCCCCATCTAGCTACTCTAGGTTGGGGGGTAGGTCCTGGGGGGGAAGTTATAGATACCTTTCCATACTTTGTATCTGGAGTACTTCATTTAATTTCCTCTGCAGTATTGGGCTTTGGTGGTATTTATCATTCACTTTTAGGACCCGAGACACTGGAAGAATCTTTTCCATTCTTCGGTTATGTATGGAAAGATAGAAATAAAATGACCACAATTTTAGGTATTCACTTAATCTTGTTAGGTCTAGGTGCTTTTCTTCTAGTCTTCAAGGCTCTTTATTTTGGGGGCATATATGATACTTGGGCTCCGGGAGGAGGAGATGTAAGAAAAATTACCAACTTGACCCTTAGCCCAAGTATCATATTTGGTTATTTACTAAAATCGCCCTTTGGAGGAGAAGGGTGGATTGTTAGTGTGGACGATTTAGAAGATATAATCGGAGGACATGTATGGTTAGGTTCCATTTGTATACTTGGCGGAATCTGGCATATCTTAACCAAACCCTTCGCGTGGGCTCGACGTGCCCTTGTATGGTCTGGGGAGGCTTACTTATCTTATAGTTTAGGGGCTTTAGCCGTCTTTGGTTTCATTGCTTGTTGTTTTGTCTGGTTCAATAATACTGCTTATCCTAGCGAGTTTTACGGACCTACTGGTCCAGAAGCTTCTCAAGCTCAAGCATTTACTTTTCTAGTTAGAGACCAACGTCTCGGGGCTAATGTAGGATCCGCTCAAGGACCTACTGGTTTAGGTAAATACCTAATGCGTTCTCCCACCGGAGAAGTCATTTTTGGAGGAGAAACGATGCGTTTTTGGGATCTGCGTGCTCCTTGGTTAGAACCTCTAAGAGGTCCAAATGGATTGGACTTGAGTAGGTTGAAAAAAGACATACAACCTTGGCAAGAACGGCGTTCCGCAGAATATATGACTCATGCTCCCTTAGGTTCGTTAAATTCTGTGGGTGGTGTAGCTACCGAGATTAATGCAGTGAATTATGTCTCTCCTAGAAGTTGGTTAGCTACCTCTCATTTTGTTCTAGGATTCTTCTTCTTCGTAGGTCATTTATGGCACGCGGGAAGGGCTCGTGCAGCTGCAGCAGGATTTGAAAAAGGAATTGATCGTGATTTTGAACCTGTTCTTTCCATGACCCCTCTTAATTGA
- the rpoB gene encoding RNA polymerase beta subunit, translating to MLGDGNQAMSTIPGFNEIQFEGFCRFIDQGLTEELYKFPKIEDTDHEIEFQLFVERYQLVEPLIKERNAVYESLTYSSELYVSAGLIWKTSKDMQEQTILIGNIPLMNSLGTSIVNGIYRIVINQILQSPGIYYRSELDHNGISVYTGTIISDWGGRSELEIDKKARIWARVSRKQKISILVLSSAMGSNLREILDNVYYPEIFLSFLNDKERKKIGSKENAILEFYQQFACVGGDPVFSESLCKELQKKFFQQRCELGRIGRRNINQRLNLDIPQNNTFLLPRDVLAAADHLIGLKFGMGALDDMNHLKNKRIRSVADLLQDQFGLSLVRLENVVRGTICGAIRHKLIPTPQNLLTSTPLTTTYESFFGLHPLSQVLDRTNPLTQIVHGRKLSYLGPGGLTGRTASFRIRDIHPSHYGRICPIDTSEGINVGLIGSLAIHARMGHWGSLESPFYEIAERSTGLRLLYLSPGRDEYYMLASGNSLALNRDIQEEQVVPARYRQEFLTIAWEQVHLRSIFPFQYFSIGASLIPFIEHNDANRALMSSNMQRQAVPLSRSEKCIVGTGLERQAALDSGALAIAQRGGKIIYIDIDRIFFSGNGDILNIPLIMYERSNKNTYLHQKPQVRRGKCIKKGQILADGAATVGGELALGKNVLVAYMPWEGYNSEDAVLISERLVYEDIYTSFHIRKYEIQTHVTSQGPERITNEIPHLEARLLRNLDKNGIVMLGSWVETGDILVGKLTPQMVKESSYAPEDRLLRAILGIQVSTSKETCLKLPIGGRGRVIDVRWIHKRGGSSYNPETIRIYISQKREIKVGDKVAGRHGNKGIISKILPRQDMPYLQDGRPVDMVFNPLGVPSRMNVGQIFECSLGFAGGLLDRHYRIAPFDERYEQEASRKLVFSELYEASKQTANPWVFEPEYPGKSRIFDGRTGNPFEQPVIIGKPYILKLIHQVDDKIHGRSSGHYALVTQQPLRGRAKQGGQRVGEMEVWALEGFGVAHILQEMLTYKSDHIRARQEVLGTTIVGGTIPNPEDAPESFRLLVRELRSLALELNHFLVSEKNFQMNRKEA from the coding sequence ATGCTCGGGGATGGAAATCAGGCAATGTCTACAATACCTGGATTTAATGAGATACAATTTGAAGGGTTTTGTAGGTTCATTGATCAGGGTTTGACAGAAGAACTTTATAAGTTTCCAAAAATTGAAGATACAGATCACGAAATCGAATTTCAATTATTTGTGGAACGATATCAATTGGTAGAACCGTTGATAAAGGAAAGAAATGCTGTGTATGAATCACTCACATATTCTTCTGAATTATATGTATCCGCAGGATTAATTTGGAAAACCAGTAAGGATATGCAAGAACAAACTATTTTGATTGGAAACATTCCTCTAATGAATTCCCTCGGAACTTCTATAGTAAATGGAATATATAGAATTGTGATCAATCAAATACTGCAAAGCCCTGGCATTTATTACCGGTCAGAATTGGACCATAACGGAATTTCGGTCTATACCGGCACCATAATATCAGATTGGGGAGGAAGATCAGAATTAGAGATTGATAAAAAAGCAAGAATATGGGCTCGCGTGAGTAGGAAACAAAAAATCTCTATTCTAGTTCTATCATCAGCTATGGGTTCGAATCTAAGAGAAATTCTAGACAATGTTTATTATCCTGAAATCTTTTTGTCTTTTCTGAATGATAAGGAGAGAAAAAAAATTGGATCAAAAGAGAATGCCATTTTGGAGTTTTATCAACAATTTGCTTGTGTAGGTGGGGATCCGGTATTTTCTGAATCCTTATGTAAGGAATTACAAAAGAAATTCTTTCAACAACGATGTGAATTGGGAAGGATTGGTCGACGAAATATAAACCAAAGACTGAACCTTGATATACCCCAGAACAATACATTTCTGTTACCACGAGACGTATTGGCAGCCGCTGATCATTTAATTGGACTGAAATTTGGAATGGGTGCACTTGACGATATGAATCATTTGAAAAATAAACGTATTCGTTCTGTAGCGGATCTTTTACAAGATCAATTCGGATTGTCTCTGGTTCGTTTAGAAAATGTGGTTCGCGGAACTATATGTGGAGCAATTCGGCATAAATTGATACCGACTCCTCAGAATTTGTTAACTTCAACTCCATTAACAACTACTTATGAATCTTTTTTTGGTTTACACCCCTTATCTCAAGTTTTAGATCGAACTAATCCATTGACACAAATAGTTCATGGGCGAAAATTGAGTTATTTAGGTCCTGGAGGACTAACAGGGCGAACTGCTAGTTTTCGGATACGAGATATCCACCCTAGTCACTATGGTCGTATTTGCCCAATTGACACATCTGAGGGAATCAATGTTGGGCTTATTGGATCCTTAGCAATTCATGCGAGGATGGGTCATTGGGGATCTCTAGAAAGTCCGTTTTATGAAATTGCGGAGAGATCAACAGGGTTACGATTGCTTTATTTATCACCAGGTAGAGATGAATACTATATGTTAGCGTCAGGAAATTCTTTAGCGTTGAATCGTGATATTCAGGAAGAACAGGTGGTTCCAGCTCGATATCGTCAAGAATTCCTGACTATTGCATGGGAACAGGTTCATCTTCGAAGTATTTTTCCCTTCCAATATTTTTCTATTGGAGCTTCCCTTATTCCTTTTATTGAACATAATGATGCGAATAGGGCTTTAATGAGTTCTAATATGCAACGTCAGGCAGTTCCGCTTTCTCGGTCCGAGAAATGCATTGTTGGAACTGGGTTGGAACGACAAGCAGCTCTAGATTCAGGGGCTCTTGCTATAGCACAACGTGGGGGAAAGATCATTTATATCGATATTGACAGGATCTTTTTCTCAGGGAATGGAGATATTCTAAACATTCCATTAATTATGTATGAACGTTCTAACAAGAATACTTATCTGCATCAAAAACCCCAGGTTCGGCGGGGTAAATGCATTAAAAAAGGACAAATTTTAGCAGATGGTGCTGCTACGGTTGGTGGCGAACTTGCTTTGGGGAAAAACGTATTAGTAGCTTATATGCCATGGGAAGGTTACAATTCTGAAGATGCAGTACTCATTAGTGAGCGTTTAGTATATGAAGATATTTATACTTCTTTTCACATACGGAAATATGAGATTCAGACTCATGTGACAAGTCAAGGCCCGGAAAGGATCACTAACGAAATCCCGCATTTAGAAGCCCGTTTACTTCGCAATTTAGACAAAAATGGAATTGTGATGTTGGGATCTTGGGTAGAGACGGGTGATATTTTAGTAGGTAAATTAACCCCCCAAATGGTGAAAGAATCGTCGTATGCCCCCGAAGATAGATTGTTACGAGCCATACTTGGCATTCAGGTATCTACTTCAAAAGAAACTTGTTTAAAACTACCTATAGGTGGTAGGGGCCGGGTTATTGATGTGAGGTGGATCCATAAAAGGGGAGGTTCTAGTTATAATCCAGAAACGATTCGTATATATATTTCACAGAAACGTGAAATCAAAGTAGGCGATAAAGTAGCTGGAAGACACGGAAATAAAGGTATCATTTCAAAGATTTTGCCTAGACAAGATATGCCTTATCTGCAAGATGGAAGACCTGTTGATATGGTCTTCAACCCATTAGGAGTACCTTCACGAATGAATGTAGGACAGATATTTGAATGTTCGCTCGGGTTCGCAGGGGGTCTACTAGACAGACATTATCGAATAGCACCTTTTGATGAGAGATATGAACAAGAAGCTTCGAGAAAACTGGTGTTTTCTGAATTATATGAAGCCAGTAAACAAACAGCAAATCCATGGGTATTTGAACCTGAGTATCCAGGAAAAAGCAGAATATTTGATGGAAGGACGGGGAATCCTTTTGAACAACCCGTTATAATAGGAAAGCCTTATATCTTGAAATTAATTCATCAAGTTGATGATAAAATCCATGGACGTTCCAGTGGACATTATGCGCTTGTTACACAACAACCCCTTAGGGGAAGGGCAAAACAGGGGGGGCAACGAGTAGGTGAAATGGAGGTTTGGGCTCTAGAAGGATTTGGTGTTGCTCATATTTTACAAGAGATGCTTACTTATAAATCTGATCATATTAGAGCACGTCAAGAAGTACTTGGTACTACGATCGTTGGAGGAACAATACCGAATCCGGAAGATGCTCCAGAATCGTTTCGATTGCTTGTTCGAGAACTACGATCTTTAGCTCTGGAACTGAACCATTTCCTTGTATCTGAGAAAAACTTCCAGATGAATAGGAAGGAAGCTTAA
- the psbM gene encoding photosystem II subunit M — protein MEVNILAFIATALFILVPTAFLLIIYVKTVSQND, from the coding sequence ATGGAAGTAAATATTCTTGCATTTATTGCTACTGCACTATTCATTCTAGTTCCTACCGCCTTTCTACTTATCATTTATGTAAAAACAGTTAGTCAAAATGATTAA
- the psaB gene encoding photosystem I P700 apoprotein A2 produces MALRFPRFSQGLAQDPTTRRIWFGIATAHDFESHDDITEERLYQNIFASHFGQLAIIFLWTSGNLFHVAWQGNFESWVQDPLHVRPIAHAIWDPHFGQPAVEAFTRGGAPGPVNIAYSGVYQWWYTIGLRTNEDLYTGALFLLFLSALSLIGGWLHLQPKWKPSVSWFKNAESRLNHHLSGLFGVSSLAWTGHLVHVAIPGSRGEYVRWNNFLDVLPHPQGLGPFFTGQWNLYAQNPDSSSHLFGTSQGAGTAILTLLGGFHPQTQSLWLTDIAHHHLAIAFIFLVAGHMYRTNFGIGHSIKDLLDAHIPPGGRLGRGHKGLYDTINNSLHFQLGLALASLGVITSLVAQHMYSLPAYAFIAQDFTTQAALYTHHQYIAGFIMTGAFAHGAIFFIRDYNPEQNEDNVLARMLDHKEAIISHLSWASLFLGFHTLGLYVHNDVMLAFGTPEKQILIEPIFAQWIQSAHGKTSYGFDVLLSSTSGPAFNAGRSIWLPGWLSAVNENTNSLFLTIGPGDFLVHHAIALGLHTTTLILVKGALDARGSKLMPDKKDFGYSFPCDGPGRGGTCDISAWDAFYLAVFWMLNTIGWVTFYWHWKHITLWQGNVSQFNESSTYLMGWLRDYLWLNSSQLINGYNPFGMNSLSVWAWMFLFGHLVWATGFMFLISWRGYWQELIETLAWAHERTPLANLIRWRDKPVALSIVQARLVGLAHFSVGYIFTYAAFLIASTSGKFG; encoded by the coding sequence ATGGCATTAAGATTTCCAAGGTTTAGCCAAGGCTTAGCTCAGGACCCCACTACTCGTCGTATTTGGTTTGGTATTGCTACCGCACATGACTTCGAAAGTCATGATGATATTACTGAGGAACGTCTTTATCAGAATATTTTTGCTTCTCACTTCGGTCAATTAGCAATAATTTTTCTGTGGACTTCCGGAAATCTGTTTCATGTAGCTTGGCAAGGAAATTTTGAATCATGGGTACAGGATCCTTTACATGTAAGACCTATTGCTCATGCAATTTGGGATCCTCATTTTGGCCAACCGGCTGTAGAAGCTTTTACTCGAGGGGGTGCTCCCGGCCCCGTCAATATCGCTTATTCTGGTGTTTATCAGTGGTGGTATACAATTGGTTTACGCACTAATGAAGATCTTTATACTGGAGCTCTTTTTCTACTATTCCTTTCTGCCCTATCTTTAATAGGGGGTTGGCTACACTTACAACCCAAATGGAAACCGAGCGTTTCGTGGTTCAAAAACGCCGAATCTCGTCTGAATCATCATTTGTCAGGACTCTTCGGCGTAAGTTCCTTGGCTTGGACAGGACATTTAGTACATGTCGCTATTCCTGGATCCAGGGGGGAGTACGTTCGATGGAATAATTTCTTAGATGTATTACCGCATCCCCAAGGGTTAGGCCCGTTTTTTACAGGTCAGTGGAATCTTTATGCTCAAAACCCTGATTCGAGTAGTCATTTATTTGGGACCTCCCAAGGAGCAGGAACTGCCATTCTAACTCTTCTTGGAGGATTCCATCCACAAACACAAAGTTTATGGCTGACTGATATTGCTCATCATCATTTAGCTATTGCATTTATTTTTCTTGTTGCTGGTCATATGTATAGAACTAATTTCGGGATTGGACACAGTATCAAGGATCTTTTAGATGCACATATTCCTCCTGGGGGACGATTGGGCCGTGGGCATAAGGGTCTTTATGACACAATCAATAATTCGCTTCATTTTCAATTAGGCCTTGCTCTAGCTTCTTTAGGGGTTATTACTTCCTTAGTAGCTCAACACATGTACTCTTTACCTGCTTATGCATTCATAGCACAAGACTTTACTACTCAAGCTGCATTATATACTCATCACCAATATATCGCAGGATTCATCATGACAGGAGCTTTTGCTCATGGAGCTATATTTTTCATTAGAGATTACAATCCGGAGCAAAATGAAGATAATGTATTGGCAAGAATGTTAGACCATAAGGAAGCTATCATATCTCATTTAAGCTGGGCCAGCCTCTTTCTGGGATTCCATACCTTGGGACTTTATGTTCATAATGATGTCATGCTTGCTTTTGGTACTCCGGAAAAGCAAATTTTGATCGAACCGATATTTGCTCAATGGATTCAATCGGCTCATGGCAAAACTTCATATGGGTTCGATGTACTTTTATCTTCAACGAGCGGCCCGGCATTCAATGCGGGCCGAAGCATCTGGTTGCCCGGTTGGTTAAGTGCTGTTAATGAAAATACTAATTCATTATTCTTAACAATAGGTCCTGGAGACTTTTTGGTTCATCATGCTATTGCTCTGGGTTTACATACAACTACATTGATCTTGGTAAAAGGTGCTTTAGATGCGCGCGGTTCCAAGTTAATGCCAGATAAAAAAGATTTTGGTTATAGTTTTCCGTGCGATGGCCCGGGACGAGGGGGTACTTGTGATATTTCGGCATGGGACGCATTTTATTTGGCCGTTTTTTGGATGTTAAATACTATTGGATGGGTTACTTTTTATTGGCATTGGAAACACATCACATTGTGGCAGGGTAACGTTTCACAGTTTAATGAATCTTCCACTTATTTGATGGGCTGGTTAAGAGATTATTTATGGTTAAACTCTTCACAACTTATCAATGGATATAACCCTTTTGGTATGAATAGTTTATCGGTCTGGGCATGGATGTTCTTATTTGGACATCTTGTTTGGGCTACTGGATTTATGTTCTTAATCTCCTGGCGTGGCTATTGGCAGGAATTGATTGAAACTTTAGCATGGGCTCATGAACGCACACCTTTAGCCAATTTGATTCGATGGAGAGATAAACCTGTGGCTCTTTCCATTGTGCAAGCAAGATTGGTTGGATTAGCCCACTTTTCGGTAGGTTATATATTCACTTATGCAGCTTTCTTGATTGCCTCTACATCGGGAAAATTTGGCTAA
- the rps14 gene encoding ribosomal protein S14, giving the protein MARKSLIQREKKRQKLEQKYHWIRGSSKKEISKVPSLSDKWEIYGKLQSPPRNSAPTRLHRRCFSTGRPRANYRDFGLSGQILREMVHACLLPGATRSSW; this is encoded by the coding sequence ATGGCAAGGAAAAGTTTGATTCAGAGGGAGAAGAAGAGGCAAAAATTGGAACAGAAATATCATTGGATTCGTGGATCCTCAAAAAAAGAAATAAGCAAAGTTCCATCGTTGAGTGACAAATGGGAAATTTATGGAAAGTTACAATCCCCACCGCGGAATAGTGCACCTACACGCCTTCATCGCCGTTGTTTTTCGACCGGAAGACCGAGAGCTAACTATCGAGACTTTGGACTATCCGGACAGATACTTCGTGAAATGGTTCATGCATGTTTGTTGCCAGGAGCAACAAGATCAAGTTGGTAA
- the psbZ gene encoding photosystem II subunit Z, with protein MTLIFQFAVFALIATSSILLISVPVVFASPDGWSSNKNVLFSGTSLWIGLVFLVGILNSLIS; from the coding sequence ATGACTCTTATTTTCCAATTCGCTGTTTTTGCATTAATTGCTACTTCATCAATCTTATTGATTAGCGTACCCGTCGTATTTGCTTCTCCTGATGGTTGGTCAAGTAACAAAAATGTCTTATTTTCCGGTACATCATTATGGATTGGGTTAGTCTTTCTGGTGGGTATCCTTAATTCTCTCATCTCTTGA